Proteins encoded by one window of Ursus arctos isolate Adak ecotype North America unplaced genomic scaffold, UrsArc2.0 scaffold_22, whole genome shotgun sequence:
- the NECTIN1 gene encoding nectin-1 encodes MARMGLAGAAGRWWGLALGLTAFFLPGPHAQVVQVNDSMYGFVGTDVVLHCSFANPLPGVKITQVTWQKATNGSKQNVAIYNPAMGVSVLAPYRERVEFLRPSFTDGTIRLSRLELDDEGVYICEFATFPAGNRESQLNLTVMAKPTNWVEGTQAVLRAKKGQDDKVLVATCTSANGKPPSVVSWETRLKGEAEYQEIRNPNGTVTVISRYRLVPSREAHQQSLACVVNYHMDRFRESLTLNVQYEPEVTIEGFDGNWYLQRMDVKLTCKADANPPATEYHWTTLNGSLPKGVEAQNRTLFFRGPISYSLAGTYVCEATNPIGTRSGQVEVNITEFPYTPSPPEHGRRAGPVPTAIIGGVAGSILLVVIVVGGIVAALRRRRHTFKGDYSTKKHVYGNGYSKAGVPHHHPPVAQNLQYPDDSDDEKKPGPLGGSSYEEEEEEEGGGGGERKVGGPHPKYDEDAKRPYFTVDEAEARQDGYGDRTLGYQYDPEQLDLAENMVSQNDGSFISKKEWYV; translated from the exons GGCCGCACGCGCAGGTGGTGCAGGTGAACGACTCCATGTACGGCTTCGTTGGCACGGACGTGGTGCTGCACTGCAGCTTCGCCAACCCGCTGCCCGGCGTGAAGATCACCCAGGTCACGTGGCAGAAGGCCACCAACGGCTCCAAGCAGAACGTGGCCATCTACAACCCAGCCATGGGCGTGTCGGTGCTGGCGCCCTACCGCGAGCGCGTGGAGTTCCTGCGGCCCTCCTTCACCGACGGCACCATCCGCCTCTCCCGCCTGGAGCTGGACGACGAGGGGGTCTACATCTGCGAGTTCGCCACCTTCCCCGCGGGCAATCGAGAGAGCCAGCTCAACCTCACCGTGATGG CCAAACCCACCAACTGGGTAGAGGGTACCCAGGCAGTGCTTCGAGCCAAGAAGGGGCAGGACGACAAGGTGCTGGTGGCCACCTGCACCTCGGCCAATGGGAAGCCTCCCAGCGTGGTGTCCTGGGAAACACGCCTGAAGGGCGAAGCGGAGTACCAGGAGATCCGGAACCCCAACGGCACGGTGACCGTCATCAGCCGCTACCGCCTGGTGCCCAGCCGGGAAGCCCACCAGCAGTCCCTGGCCTGCGTCGTCAACTACCACATGGACCGCTTCCGGGAGAGCCTCACCCTCAACGTGCAGT ACGAGCCCGAGGTGACCATCGAGGGGTTTGATGGGAACTGGTACCTGCAGCGAATGGACGTGAAGCTCACGTGCAAAGCAGATGCTAACCCCCCCGCCACCGAGTACCACTGGACCAC GCTGAACGGCTCTCTCCCCAAGGGCGTGGAGGCCCAGAACAGAACCCTCTTCTTCAGGGGGCCTATCAGCTATAGCCTGGCAGGGACCTACGTGTGTGAGGCCACCAACCCCATCGGCACGCGCTCGGGCCAGGTGGAGGTCAACATCACAG AATTCCCCTACACCCCATCTCCTCCCGAACACGGGCGGCGGGCCGGGCCGGTGCCCACGGCCATCATTGGGGGCGTGGCGGGGAGCATCCTGCTGGTGGTGATCGTGGTCGGCGGGATCGTGGCGGCCCTGCGCCGGCGCCGGCACACCTTCAAGGGCGACTACAGCACCAAGAAGCACGTGTACGGCAACGGCTACAGCAAGGCGGGcgtcccccaccaccacccgcccGTGGCCCAGAACCTGCAGTACCCGGATGACTCGGACGATGAGAAGAAGCCTGGCCCCCTGGGCGGGAGCAGCtacgaggaagaggaggaggaggagggcggcGGAGGGGGCGAGCGCAAGGTGGGCGGCCCCCACCCCAAATACGACGAGGACGCCAAGCGACCCTACTTCACGGTGGATGAGGCAGAGGCCCGTCAGGACGGCTACGGGGACCGGACTCTGGGCTACCAGTATGACCCCGAGCAGCTGGACTTGGCCGAGAACATGGTTTCTCAGAACGACGGGTCTTTCATTTCCAAGAAGGAGTGGTACGTGTAG